From Camelina sativa cultivar DH55 chromosome 7, Cs, whole genome shotgun sequence, one genomic window encodes:
- the LOC104699702 gene encoding glucan endo-1,3-beta-glucosidase 12-like isoform X2 encodes MIMKTTTMQMQYAFWILLIFSISIASSSTVPSLQGITNQTRHGVFLFVFFAAGPVIGINYGRYGSNVPPPEALPSLVNSLSIKHVKTFDLDPRITKSFANTGITLSLCIPNDKIPSLSTNLSEAESIIRNFILPYHKNTIITSISVGNEVSLLPQFSTNLVSAMVNVHRSLKRYRLHKKIKVSTTHSLAILSRRFPPSTAKFHKSISDSVVKPLIRFLQRTESPLMVNVYPYLAYKQSFRSIPLDFALFQPMNSPKRRRYVDPYSGVAYTNLFDIMLDSVDSAVKSLGLAKIPVVVSEIGWPKSGEPGETAASLENARVFNQRLIEHLRRRWNKVPVYIFALFDEDQKTGAAVEKHWGLLYGNGSRKYDVKISPPI; translated from the exons atgatcatgaagacgacgacgatgCAAATGCAATACGCTTTCTGGATTCTCTTGATCTTTTCCATCTCAATCGCTTCTTCCTCCACGGTTCCATCTCTTCAAGGTATAACTAATCAAACACG TCATGGAGTTTTCTTGTTCGTTTTTTTTGCTGCAGGTCCAGTGATCGGGATCAACTACGGTCGTTACGGCTCAAATGTTCCTCCACCAGAAGCCTTACCATCACTTGTCAACTCACTCTCAATCAAACACGTCAAAACCTTTGACTTAGATCCAAGAATCACCAAATCTTTCGCCAACACTGGGATCACTCTCTCCCTCTGCATCCCCAACGACAAGATCCCATCTCTATCCACCAATCTCTCCGAAGCCGAATCaatcatcagaaacttcatcttGCCTTACCACAAGAACACAATCATCACATCAATCTCCGTCGGTAACGAAGTCTCTTTACTCCCGCAGTTCTCAACCAACCTTGTCTCAGCTATGGTCAACGTTCACAGATCACTCAAGAGATACAGATTACACAAGAAGATCAAAGTCTCCACAACACATTCCCTCGCGATTCTATCCAGAAGATTCCCTCCTTCGACCGCTAAGTTCCACAAATCGATCTCTGATTCGGTTGTGAAACCGCTCATAAGGTTTCTACAACGAACAGAGTCACCTCTCATGGTGAATGTGTACCCTTACCTAGCTTACAAGCAATCGTTCCGTTCGATTCCCCTCGACTTCGCTTTGTTTCAGCCGATGAACAGTCCCAAGCGACGGAGATACGTCGATCCGTACAGTGGAGTCGCATACACCAATCTGTTCGACATAATGTTGGATTCTGTTGACTCCGCCGTGAAATCCTTGGGATTAGCTAAAATTCCGGTGGTCGTATCGGAGATCGGGTGGCCGAAGAGTGGAGAACCGGGAGAAACAGCTGCGAGTTTGGAGAACGCTAGGGTTTTTAACCAGCGGCTGATTGAGCATCTGAGAAGGAGATGGAATAAGGTCCCTGTGTATATCTTTGCTCTGTTCGATGAAGATCAGAAAACTGGAGCCGCCGTGGAGAAACACTGGGGTTTGCTTTACGGCAACGGATCGAGGAAGTACGATGTGAAAATCTCGCCGCCGATTTGA
- the LOC104699700 gene encoding aspartyl protease family protein 2-like, whose amino-acid sequence MERKVLNTLIFSVLFFFTTSSASSSSSSSHYQTLVVNTLPSAATLSWPDSESLAGESQPESTTSSLSVHLSHVDALFSFSDASPTDLFNLRLQRDSLRVESISSLAAVSTGRNATRRTPRSAGGFSGAVISGLSQGSGEYFMRLGVGTPATNVYMVLDTGSDVVWLQCSPCKACYNQSDPIFDPKRSKTYATVPCGSRLCRRLDDSSECVTRRSKTCLYQVSYGDGSFTEGDFATETLAFHGARVDHVPLGCGHDNEGLFVGAAGLLGLGRGGLSFPSQTKSRYNGKFSYCLVDRTSSGSSSKPPSTIVFGDDAVPKTSVFTPLLTNPKLDTFYYLQLLGISVGGSRVRGVSESQFKLDATGSGGVIIDSGTSVTRLTQPAYVALRDAFRLGATSLKRAPPYSLFDTCFDLSGMKTVKVPTVVFHFGGGEVSLPASNYLIPVNTQGRFCFAFAGTMGSLSIIGNIQQQGFRVAYDLVGSRIGFLSRAC is encoded by the coding sequence ATGGAGCGAAAAGTCCTAAATACCCTCATCTTCTccgttctcttcttcttcaccaccagctctgcttcttcctcctcctcctcctcccactACCAAACTCTCGTCGTCAACACTCTCCCATCCGCTGCAACCCTCTCATGGCCCGACTCCGAATCCTTAGCCGGTGAATCCCAACCCGAGTCCactacttcttctctctctgtccATTTATCGCACGTCGATGCTCTCTTTTCCTTCTCCGACGCGTCTCCGACGGATCTTTTCAACCTCCGTCTCCAACGAGACTCTCTCCGCGTCGAATCCATATCCAGCCTCGCCGCCGTATCAACCGGACGTAATGCCACGAGAAGAACTCCACGCTCCGCCGGTGGATTTAGCGGCGCAGTTATCTCCGGTCTCTCGCAAGGAAGCGGAGAGTATTTTATGCGGTTAGGCGTTGGAACTCCGGCGACTAACGTTTACATGGTGCTCGACACAGGGAGCGACGTCGTTTGGCTCCAATGCTCTCCTTGCAAAGCTTGTTACAACCAGTCCGACCCGATCTTTGACCCGAAGAGATCCAAAACGTACGCAACCGTCCCATGTGGATCTCGCCTCTGCCGGAGACTAGACGACTCGTCTGAATGTGTCACACGTCGAAGCAAGACTTGTCTCTACCAAGTATCCTACGGTGACGGATCATTCACAGAAGGAGACTTCGCAACCGAAACGCTGGCGTTTCACGGAGCGCGTGTTGATCACGTTCCTCTAGGATGCGGTCACGATAACGAAGGCTTGTTCGTTGGTGCGGCTGGGCTGTTGGGCTTGGGCCGTGGTGGGTTATCGTTTCCGTCGCAGACGAAAAGCCGTTATAACGGGAAATTCTCGTACTGTTTGGTTGACCGGACGAGTTCCGGTTCTTCTTCTAAACCACCGTCAACCATCGTCTTCGGAGACGACGCCGTTCCGAAAACCTCCGTTTTCACGCCGTTGCTGACGAACCCGAAACTCGACACGTTTTACTACTTGCAGCTTCTTGGAATCAGCGTTGGCGGTTCGCGCGTTCGTGGCGTTTCGGAGTCGCAGTTCAAGCTCGACGCCACCGGAAGTGGCGGAGTCATCATCGATTCAGGTACCTCGGTTACTCGGCTGACGCAACCTGCTTACGTGGCGCTTAGAGACGCGTTTCGTCTCGGAGCTACGAGTTTGAAACGTGCTCCGCCGTATTCTCTGTTCGACACGTGTTTCGATCTCTCGGGGATGAAGACGGTGAAGGTTCCTACGGTTGTGTTTCATTTCGGAGGCGGAGAGGTTTCGCTTCCGGCGAGTAATTATCTGATCCCGGTGAACACTCAAGGACGGTTCTGTTTTGCGTTCGCCGGAACAATGGGGAGTTTGTCGATCATTGGAAACATACAGCAACAGGGTTTCCGGGTCGCTTATGACTTGGTCGGGTCACGTATCGGGTTTTTGTCTCGCGCGTGTTAG
- the LOC104699697 gene encoding dof zinc finger protein DOF3.7 isoform X1: protein MDATKWTQGFQEMINVKPMEQMISNVSNNNTSQQQPTFIATNTRPNATASNGGSGGNNNSTATTMETRKARPQEKVNCPRCNSTNTKFCYYNNYSLTQPRYFCKGCRRYWTEGGSLRNVPVGGSSRKNKRSSTHLASPSNPKLPDLNPPILFSSQIPNKSKDLSLLSFPVMQDHHHGMSHFLQMPKLENNNTSSSIYASSSPVSALELLRSNGVSSRGMNTFLPGQMMDSNSVLYSSLGFPTMPDYKQSNNNLSFSIDHHQGIGHNTINNNQRAQDNNDDMNGASRILFPFPDMKELSSTTQEKGHGNNTYWSGMFSNTGGSSW from the exons ATGGATGCTACGAAGTGGACGCAG GGGTTTCAAGAAATGATAAACGTAAAACCAATGGAGCAAATGATTTCTAAcgtcagcaacaacaacacatcGCAGCAACAGCCAACATTCATCGCCACTAACACAAGGCCAAACGCCACCGCATCCAACGGTGGTTCCGGGGGAAATAACAACAGCACGGCCACGACGATGGAAACTAGAAAGGCGAGGCCACAAGAGAAAGTAAACTGTCCGAGATGCAACTCAACTAACACAAAGTTCTGTTATTACAACAACTACAGTCTCACGCAACCAAGATACTTCTGCAAAGGTTGTCGAAGGTATTGGACCGAAGGTGGCTCTCTCCGGAACGTCCCTGTCGGAGGTAGCtcaagaaaaaacaagagatCCTCAACACATTTAGCTTCACCTTCCAATCCTAAGCTTCCAGATCTAAACCCACCGATTCTTTTCTCAAGCCAGATCCCTAATAAGTCAAAAGATCTCAGCTTGCTATCTTTCCCGGTCATGcaagatcatcatcatggtATGTCTCATTTTCTTCAAATGCCCAAGTTAGAGAACAACAATACTTCATCCTCAATCTATGCTTCATCATCTCCTGTCTCAGCTCTCGAGCTTCTAAGATCTAATGGAGTCTCTTCAAGAGGCATGAACACGTTCTTGCCTGGTCAAATGATGGATTCGAACTCAGTCCTTTACTCATCTTTAGGGTTTCCAACAATGCCTGATTACAAACAGAGTAATAATAACCTTTCATTCtccattgatcatcatcaagGGATTGGACATAACACCATCAACAATAACCAAAGAGCTCAAGATAATAATGATGATATGAATGGAGCAAGTAGGATTTTGTTCCCGTTTCCAGACATGAAAGAGCTTTCGAGCACAACCCAAGAGAAGGGTCATGGTAATAATACATATTGGAGTGGGATGTTCAGTAATACAGGAGGATCTTCGTGgtga
- the LOC104699697 gene encoding dof zinc finger protein DOF3.7 isoform X3: protein MDATKWTQGFQEMINVKPMEQMISNVSNNNTSQQQPTFIATNTRPNATASNGGSGGNNNSTATTMETRKARPQEKVNCPRCNSTNTKFCYYNNYSLTQPRYFCKGCRRYWTEGGSLRNVPVGGSSRKNKRSSTHLASPSNPKLPDLNPPILFSSQIPNKSKDLSLLSFPVMQDHHHALELLRSNGVSSRGMNTFLPGQMMDSNSVLYSSLGFPTMPDYKQSNNNLSFSIDHHQGIGHNTINNNQRAQDNNDDMNGASRILFPFPDMKELSSTTQEKGHGNNTYWSGMFSNTGGSSW from the exons ATGGATGCTACGAAGTGGACGCAG GGGTTTCAAGAAATGATAAACGTAAAACCAATGGAGCAAATGATTTCTAAcgtcagcaacaacaacacatcGCAGCAACAGCCAACATTCATCGCCACTAACACAAGGCCAAACGCCACCGCATCCAACGGTGGTTCCGGGGGAAATAACAACAGCACGGCCACGACGATGGAAACTAGAAAGGCGAGGCCACAAGAGAAAGTAAACTGTCCGAGATGCAACTCAACTAACACAAAGTTCTGTTATTACAACAACTACAGTCTCACGCAACCAAGATACTTCTGCAAAGGTTGTCGAAGGTATTGGACCGAAGGTGGCTCTCTCCGGAACGTCCCTGTCGGAGGTAGCtcaagaaaaaacaagagatCCTCAACACATTTAGCTTCACCTTCCAATCCTAAGCTTCCAGATCTAAACCCACCGATTCTTTTCTCAAGCCAGATCCCTAATAAGTCAAAAGATCTCAGCTTGCTATCTTTCCCGGTCATGcaagatcatcatcatg CTCTCGAGCTTCTAAGATCTAATGGAGTCTCTTCAAGAGGCATGAACACGTTCTTGCCTGGTCAAATGATGGATTCGAACTCAGTCCTTTACTCATCTTTAGGGTTTCCAACAATGCCTGATTACAAACAGAGTAATAATAACCTTTCATTCtccattgatcatcatcaagGGATTGGACATAACACCATCAACAATAACCAAAGAGCTCAAGATAATAATGATGATATGAATGGAGCAAGTAGGATTTTGTTCCCGTTTCCAGACATGAAAGAGCTTTCGAGCACAACCCAAGAGAAGGGTCATGGTAATAATACATATTGGAGTGGGATGTTCAGTAATACAGGAGGATCTTCGTGgtga
- the LOC104699696 gene encoding serine/arginine-rich splicing factor RS31 isoform X2 — MLQLLIFLLLHHGTPLHLIMYTSLHIYAGFAFVYFEDERDAEDAIRKLDNFPFGYEKRRLSVEWAKGERTRSRGDSKAALYQKPRATDTLFVINFDPIRTKEHDIEKHFEPYGKVINVRIRRNFSFVQFETQEDATKALEATNKSEILDRVVTVEYAKGGDERNDRYGGARSPRRSRSPVYRRRPSPDYGRRPSPDYGRPRSPEYDRYKGPAAYERRRSPDYGRRSSDYGRQRSPGYDRYRSRSPVPRGRP; from the exons ATGTTACAACTCTTGATTTTTCTACTACTACATCATGGAACGCCTCTACATCTCATCATGTACACCAGCCTTCACATATATGCAG GATTTGCTTTTGTGTACTTTGAGGATGAACGTGATGCTGAAGACGCAATTCGCAAGCTTGACAATTTTCCTTTTGGATATGAGAAACGCAGGTTATCAGTCGAATGGGCAAAG GGGGAACGCACCAGGTCTCGTGGTGATAGCAAGGCTGCTTTATATCAGAAGCCTAGGGCTACGGATACACTGTTTGTCATTAACTTTGACCCCATAAGAACAAAAGAGCACGACATTGAAAAGCACTTTGAGCCCTATGGTAAGGTCATTAATGTGCGTATCAGACGCAACTTCTCATTTGTTCAGTTTGAAACACAAGAAGATGCCACAAAAGCCCTTGAAGCTACTAATAAAAG CGAAATATTGGATAGGGTTGTCACTGTGGAGTATGCGAAGGGTGGTGATGAAAGAAATGATCGATATGGCGGTGCTCGTAGCCCGAGAAGATCTCGTAGTCCTGTGTACCGTAGGCGTCCAAGCCCTGATTATGGTAGGCGTCCAAGTCCAGATTATGGTCGTCCTCGAAGCCCAGAGTACGACAGGTACAAAGGTCCAGCAGCTTATGAAAGACGCAGGAGTCCAGATTATGGACGTAGGAGTTCTGATTATGGTAGACAAAGAAGTCCTGGTTATGACCGTTACCGAAG TCGCTCTCCAGTCCCAAGAGGAAGACCATGA
- the LOC104699699 gene encoding auxin response factor 18-like → MASVEGDDDFRTSLSRSYQDQLYTELWKACAGPLVEVPRAEERVFYFPQGHMEQLVASTNQGIKSEEIPKFNLPPKKILCRVLNVTLKAEHETDEVYAQITLKPEEHQIEPTSLDPPLVEPAKQMFHSFVKILTASDTSTHGGFSVLRKHATECLPALDMTQATPTQELVTRDLHGFEWRFKHIFRGQPRRHLLTTGWSTFVSAKRLVAGDAFVFLRGENGDLRVGVRRLARHQSTMPTSVISSQSMHLGVLATASHAVGSKTMFVVFYKPRISQFIVGVNKYLEAIKHGFPLGTRFRMRFEGEESPEKIFTGTIVGTGDLSSEWPASKWRSLQVQWDEPTTVQRPDKVSPWEIEPFLPTSPITTPAQQPQSKCKRSRPIEPSVITPSPPSFLYSFPQSQDPANTSLQLFQDPSLERSSGGYSSNNSFLAETPPPPPPPTNGCYRLFGFDLTSNPTAPILPDKQPNDTCGAAKCQEPITPTSMNEQKKQQTSRSRTKVQMQGIAVGRAVDLTLLKSYDELIKELERMFEIQGQLRPRDKWVVVFTDDEGDMMLAGDDPWNEFCKMAKKIFIYSSDEVKKMTTKRKLSSSLEGLDVN, encoded by the exons ATGGCGAGTgttgaaggtgatgatgatttcaGAACTTCTTTGTCAA GGTCTTATCAGGATCAACTATACACAGAGCTATGGAAAGCTTGTGCAGGTCCATTAGTTGAAGTTCCTCGTGCTGAAGAACGAGTTTTCTACTTCCCTCAGGGTCACATGGAACAA CTTGTGGCTTCTACTAATCAGGGAATCAAATCAGAAGAAATACCTAAATTTAATCTTCCTCCAAAAAAGATACTTTGTCGAGTTCTTAATGTCACATTAAAGGCGGAGCATGAGACTGATGAAGTTTACGCTCAGATCACATTAAAACCAGAGGAACAT CAAATTGAACCCACAAGTCTTGATCCACCTCTGGTTGAACCAGCTAAGCAAATGTTCCATTcgtttgttaagattttaacgGCTTCAGATACAAGCACTCATGGTGGATTCTCTGTTCTTCGTAAACACGCCACTGAATGCTTGCCTGCCTTG GATATGACTCAAGCTACTCCTACTCAAGAACTTGTGACTAGAGATCTTCATGGCTTTGAGTGGAGGTTTAAGCATATTTTCAGAG GACAACCTAGGAGACATTTGCTTACAACGGGTTGGAGTACATTTGTATCCGCGAAAAGACTTGTAGCTGGAGATGCTTTTGTGTTCTTAAG GGGTGAGAATGGAGATTTACGTGTTGGAGTGAGGCGATTAGCTCGACATCAAAGCACGATGCCTACTTCGGTTATCTCAAGTCAGAGCATGCATTTGGGAGTTCTTGCTACTGCTTCTCATGCTGTGGGTTCAAAAACAATGTTTGTTGTGTTTTACAAGCCTAG GATAAGCCAATTCATAGTTGGTGTGAACAAGTATTTGGAAGCTATAAAGCATGGATTTCCCCTTGGTACACGATTCAGAATGAGATTTGAAGGAGAAGAGTCTCCTGAGAAAAT ATTTACGGGTACGATTGTGGGAACTGGAGATCTATCTTCAGAGTGGCCAGCTTCTAAATGGAGGTCATTGCAG GTGCAATGGGATGAGCCAACAACAGTTCAGAGACCAGACAAAGTCTCACCATGGGAGATCGAGCCTTTCTTGCCAACATCCCCAATTACAACCCCTGCTCAACAACCACAATCGAAATGCAAGAGGTCAAGACCCATCGAGCCATCGGTTATAACACCATCTCCACCTAGTTTCTTGTACAGCTTCCCTCAGAGCCAAGATCCTGCCAATACATCCCTTCAACTGTTTCAAGATCCATCACTTGAGAGAAGTTCAGGTGGTTACTCCTCAAACAACAGCTTCTTAGCCGAGactccgcctcctcctcctcctccaacgaATGGTTGCTATAGGTTGTTTGGATTTGATCTCACAAGCAATCCCACTGCTCCAATCCTTCCAGACAAACAACCAAACGATACTTGTGGAGCTGCCAAGTGTCAAGAACCCATCACTCCAACCTCAATGAACGAGCAGAAGAAGCAACAAACATCCAGAAGTCGAACTAAA GTGCAAATGCAAGGGATTGCGGTTGGCCGTGCGGTTGATTTAACGCTGTTGAAGTCATACGATGAATTGATAAAGGAGCTTGAGAGGATGTTTGAGATTCAAGGACAGCTTCGTCCTCGGGACAAATGGGTCGTTGTCTTCACAGATGATGAAGGTGATATGATGCTTGCTGGTGATGATCCATGGAA TGAGTTTTGCAAGATGGCCAagaagatatttatatattccaGCGATGAAGTTAAGAAGATGACAACAAAACGGAAGCTTTCTTCGTCGTTAGAGGGTTTAGATGTTAATTAA
- the LOC104699702 gene encoding glucan endo-1,3-beta-glucosidase 12-like isoform X1 — protein sequence MIMKTTTMQMQYAFWILLIFSISIASSSTVPSLQGPVIGINYGRYGSNVPPPEALPSLVNSLSIKHVKTFDLDPRITKSFANTGITLSLCIPNDKIPSLSTNLSEAESIIRNFILPYHKNTIITSISVGNEVSLLPQFSTNLVSAMVNVHRSLKRYRLHKKIKVSTTHSLAILSRRFPPSTAKFHKSISDSVVKPLIRFLQRTESPLMVNVYPYLAYKQSFRSIPLDFALFQPMNSPKRRRYVDPYSGVAYTNLFDIMLDSVDSAVKSLGLAKIPVVVSEIGWPKSGEPGETAASLENARVFNQRLIEHLRRRWNKVPVYIFALFDEDQKTGAAVEKHWGLLYGNGSRKYDVKISPPI from the exons atgatcatgaagacgacgacgatgCAAATGCAATACGCTTTCTGGATTCTCTTGATCTTTTCCATCTCAATCGCTTCTTCCTCCACGGTTCCATCTCTTCAAG GTCCAGTGATCGGGATCAACTACGGTCGTTACGGCTCAAATGTTCCTCCACCAGAAGCCTTACCATCACTTGTCAACTCACTCTCAATCAAACACGTCAAAACCTTTGACTTAGATCCAAGAATCACCAAATCTTTCGCCAACACTGGGATCACTCTCTCCCTCTGCATCCCCAACGACAAGATCCCATCTCTATCCACCAATCTCTCCGAAGCCGAATCaatcatcagaaacttcatcttGCCTTACCACAAGAACACAATCATCACATCAATCTCCGTCGGTAACGAAGTCTCTTTACTCCCGCAGTTCTCAACCAACCTTGTCTCAGCTATGGTCAACGTTCACAGATCACTCAAGAGATACAGATTACACAAGAAGATCAAAGTCTCCACAACACATTCCCTCGCGATTCTATCCAGAAGATTCCCTCCTTCGACCGCTAAGTTCCACAAATCGATCTCTGATTCGGTTGTGAAACCGCTCATAAGGTTTCTACAACGAACAGAGTCACCTCTCATGGTGAATGTGTACCCTTACCTAGCTTACAAGCAATCGTTCCGTTCGATTCCCCTCGACTTCGCTTTGTTTCAGCCGATGAACAGTCCCAAGCGACGGAGATACGTCGATCCGTACAGTGGAGTCGCATACACCAATCTGTTCGACATAATGTTGGATTCTGTTGACTCCGCCGTGAAATCCTTGGGATTAGCTAAAATTCCGGTGGTCGTATCGGAGATCGGGTGGCCGAAGAGTGGAGAACCGGGAGAAACAGCTGCGAGTTTGGAGAACGCTAGGGTTTTTAACCAGCGGCTGATTGAGCATCTGAGAAGGAGATGGAATAAGGTCCCTGTGTATATCTTTGCTCTGTTCGATGAAGATCAGAAAACTGGAGCCGCCGTGGAGAAACACTGGGGTTTGCTTTACGGCAACGGATCGAGGAAGTACGATGTGAAAATCTCGCCGCCGATTTGA
- the LOC104699698 gene encoding uncharacterized protein LOC104699698 — protein MGIDEENKEAMMMITSKLQHVLAAKSRRLQFMSSPLVKNHVSPSSSHLSSSSPNTDDSFSRASVPFSWEEEPGKPKHRILHPSYSKCLDLPPRMLLPGDFAKMHLTEKHRRRLAGWKRWFRLKKERDGEGHVAGKSRFVYQSDDEDEDDMKTYTRTTGGLDCFSYVTSCYFWEVPWKNNKLQKYCF, from the exons ATGGGCATTGACGAAGAGAATAAGGaggcgatgatgatgatcacatCTAAACTTCAACATGTCTTAGCCGCGAAATCGAGAAGGCTACAGTTCATGTCATCACCATTAGTAAAAAACCACGTATCACCGTCGTCATCACACTTGTCGTCGTCGTCTCCGAACACTGATGACTCATTCTCTCGAGCTTCGGTTCCTTTCTCGTGGGAAGAAGAACCTGGCAAGCCTAAACACCGTATTCTTCATCCTTCTTACTCCAAGTGTCTTGATCTGCCTCCGAGAATGCTCCTTCCTGGTGACTTTGCCAAAATGCACCTGACAGAGAAACATCGTCGCCGTCTCGCGGGATGGAAACGGTGGTTCCGGTTGAAGAAAGAGAGGGATGGTGAAGGTCATGTGGCCGGAAAGAGTAGATTTGTCTATCAAtcggatgatgaagatgaagatgatatgaAGACGTACACAAGAACAACTGGAGGTCTCGACTGTTTCTCTTACGTCACTAGTTGTTACTTCTGG gaaGTTCCATGGAAGAACAATAAGCtacaaaaatattgcttttga
- the LOC104699696 gene encoding serine/arginine-rich splicing factor RS31 isoform X1: protein MKPVFVGNFEYETRQSELEKLVGKYGRVDRVDMKTGFAFVYFEDERDAEDAIRKLDNFPFGYEKRRLSVEWAKGERTRSRGDSKAALYQKPRATDTLFVINFDPIRTKEHDIEKHFEPYGKVINVRIRRNFSFVQFETQEDATKALEATNKSEILDRVVTVEYAKGGDERNDRYGGARSPRRSRSPVYRRRPSPDYGRRPSPDYGRPRSPEYDRYKGPAAYERRRSPDYGRRSSDYGRQRSPGYDRYRSRSPVPRGRP, encoded by the exons ATGAAGCCAGTGTTCGTCGGGAATTTCGAGTACGAAACTCGCCAGTCGGAATTGGAAAAATTGGTCGGAAAGTATGGGAGAGTCGACCGAGTTGACATGAAAACTG GATTTGCTTTTGTGTACTTTGAGGATGAACGTGATGCTGAAGACGCAATTCGCAAGCTTGACAATTTTCCTTTTGGATATGAGAAACGCAGGTTATCAGTCGAATGGGCAAAG GGGGAACGCACCAGGTCTCGTGGTGATAGCAAGGCTGCTTTATATCAGAAGCCTAGGGCTACGGATACACTGTTTGTCATTAACTTTGACCCCATAAGAACAAAAGAGCACGACATTGAAAAGCACTTTGAGCCCTATGGTAAGGTCATTAATGTGCGTATCAGACGCAACTTCTCATTTGTTCAGTTTGAAACACAAGAAGATGCCACAAAAGCCCTTGAAGCTACTAATAAAAG CGAAATATTGGATAGGGTTGTCACTGTGGAGTATGCGAAGGGTGGTGATGAAAGAAATGATCGATATGGCGGTGCTCGTAGCCCGAGAAGATCTCGTAGTCCTGTGTACCGTAGGCGTCCAAGCCCTGATTATGGTAGGCGTCCAAGTCCAGATTATGGTCGTCCTCGAAGCCCAGAGTACGACAGGTACAAAGGTCCAGCAGCTTATGAAAGACGCAGGAGTCCAGATTATGGACGTAGGAGTTCTGATTATGGTAGACAAAGAAGTCCTGGTTATGACCGTTACCGAAG TCGCTCTCCAGTCCCAAGAGGAAGACCATGA
- the LOC104699697 gene encoding dof zinc finger protein DOF3.7 isoform X2: protein MDKKGFQEMINVKPMEQMISNVSNNNTSQQQPTFIATNTRPNATASNGGSGGNNNSTATTMETRKARPQEKVNCPRCNSTNTKFCYYNNYSLTQPRYFCKGCRRYWTEGGSLRNVPVGGSSRKNKRSSTHLASPSNPKLPDLNPPILFSSQIPNKSKDLSLLSFPVMQDHHHGMSHFLQMPKLENNNTSSSIYASSSPVSALELLRSNGVSSRGMNTFLPGQMMDSNSVLYSSLGFPTMPDYKQSNNNLSFSIDHHQGIGHNTINNNQRAQDNNDDMNGASRILFPFPDMKELSSTTQEKGHGNNTYWSGMFSNTGGSSW, encoded by the exons ATGGATAAAAAG GGGTTTCAAGAAATGATAAACGTAAAACCAATGGAGCAAATGATTTCTAAcgtcagcaacaacaacacatcGCAGCAACAGCCAACATTCATCGCCACTAACACAAGGCCAAACGCCACCGCATCCAACGGTGGTTCCGGGGGAAATAACAACAGCACGGCCACGACGATGGAAACTAGAAAGGCGAGGCCACAAGAGAAAGTAAACTGTCCGAGATGCAACTCAACTAACACAAAGTTCTGTTATTACAACAACTACAGTCTCACGCAACCAAGATACTTCTGCAAAGGTTGTCGAAGGTATTGGACCGAAGGTGGCTCTCTCCGGAACGTCCCTGTCGGAGGTAGCtcaagaaaaaacaagagatCCTCAACACATTTAGCTTCACCTTCCAATCCTAAGCTTCCAGATCTAAACCCACCGATTCTTTTCTCAAGCCAGATCCCTAATAAGTCAAAAGATCTCAGCTTGCTATCTTTCCCGGTCATGcaagatcatcatcatggtATGTCTCATTTTCTTCAAATGCCCAAGTTAGAGAACAACAATACTTCATCCTCAATCTATGCTTCATCATCTCCTGTCTCAGCTCTCGAGCTTCTAAGATCTAATGGAGTCTCTTCAAGAGGCATGAACACGTTCTTGCCTGGTCAAATGATGGATTCGAACTCAGTCCTTTACTCATCTTTAGGGTTTCCAACAATGCCTGATTACAAACAGAGTAATAATAACCTTTCATTCtccattgatcatcatcaagGGATTGGACATAACACCATCAACAATAACCAAAGAGCTCAAGATAATAATGATGATATGAATGGAGCAAGTAGGATTTTGTTCCCGTTTCCAGACATGAAAGAGCTTTCGAGCACAACCCAAGAGAAGGGTCATGGTAATAATACATATTGGAGTGGGATGTTCAGTAATACAGGAGGATCTTCGTGgtga